The Fimbriimonadia bacterium genome contains the following window.
GATGCCAAGGTATCTGACCGAAGGCGGTGGTGGACACTACTGCGGTGCAGAGGGCGATGGTAAGGACTATCGGTGCTCTGTTCTTAGCCATATCGTATCTCCTAGTCGTGCCGTCTCCGCGTGGAGCCTTCTGAGATAGCAGGGCCGGCAGCGCCCCGCAGGTCATGCAATGCCTATGCCTATGCGCGCGTCCACCCGTCATGCCGAGCGTATCGAAGCATGCCCTCGCACGCCGCACGATGTCGCCCCCACATACCACGCTCGCTACATCCCGCGCATGCCTCGACACGCTCGGCATGACGACGATGTGCAGTGTCAGTCATTGCTACCCCTTGTCGGAGACCCTCCCCATCACGTCCGTGTACACCGCGTGGAGAATCAACCCGTGCAGGTCTTCGCACACCTGCATGTTGTTGCTCTGTACCCACACCACGTGCCGCGCCGTTTCCTTCAGCTTCCCGCCGGAATACCCACACAGACCCACGGTGATCGCGCCCAGTTCGTTGGCTGCACGGATACCGCGAATCACGTTTTCCGAGTTCCCGCTCCCACTAATCCCCATCACCACATCGTCAGGGCCAGCCCACGTGCGAACTTGTGGCTCGAAGATGTTTGCATACTCCGTATCGTTGGCCCACGCGAGGATGATAGGCATCGAGTCGGTGAGCGCCATGCATTGAAACGGCTTGTCGCCCGCCAGCAGCAACCCTTTCTGAAAGTCGTTGGCATAGTGCGAAGCGGTCGCACCACTACCCCCATTACCCATCAGCAGGAACTTCCTGCCGGCACGATACGCCTGATAGACGATGTCCGCCACGTCCTTCACGGCACCGTGATCCAACTCCGCGATC
Protein-coding sequences here:
- a CDS encoding SIS domain-containing protein — protein: MTTSEYLQAVSRQIAELDHGAVKDVADIVYQAYRAGRKFLLMGNGGSGATASHYANDFQKGLLLAGDKPFQCMALTDSMPIILAWANDTEYANIFEPQVRTWAGPDDVVMGISGSGNSENVIRGIRAANELGAITVGLCGYSGGKLKETARHVVWVQSNNMQVCEDLHGLILHAVYTDVMGRVSDKG